A segment of the Cenarchaeum symbiosum A genome:
ACTATGCGCTTGCAGCCACCATGGTGGGCACTGCAGGGCTGTGGGTGTTTCTTTTGTGGACGATGGCGTCTACAAGGGGCAAGACGCCTGTATTGGGGGAATCAGGGAAGGGCGGCGCACAGCCCCGCGTATCGATAATACTGCCGGCTAGAAACGAGAGGGACTATATCGGCAGGTGCCTCGAATCGCTCATCATGCAGGACTATCCCGACTATGAGATAATAGCGGTGGACGATTCATCGGACGACGGCACGGGGGAGATAATAGAGTCGTATGCGGCAAAGGACCCTCGGGTGGTGCACGTTACGGCGAGGCCCAAGCCGGAGGGGTGGATGGGCAAGAACTGGGCCTGCATGGAGGGGTATGCAAAGGCAGGCGGCGACCTGCTGCTCTTTACGGATTCTGATACAAGGCACGACCCGGGGGTGGTCTCGATGGCGGTGGCGCAGCTGATGGCAGGCGGCCTCGACGCCCTGACTGCCGCGCCCAGGATGATCTGCCCAGAGTTCTGGACGCGGGTGACACTCCCGATGATTACTGTATTCCTGCATACGAGGTTCTCTGCTGTGCGCGTAAACGATCCCAAAAAAAAGACGGGCTATTTTTTTGGCAGCTTTTTTGTCATAAAGAGAGAGGCGTACGAGGCGGTGGGCACGCACGAGGGGGTCAAGCAGGAGATAATAGAAGACGGGGCGCTTGGCAGCAAGGTAAAGGAGTCGGGCCGGCCCATGAGGATGGTCATGGGCGACCACCTGGTGGATGCGGTCTGGGCAAGGGACCCGTCGACACTGTGGAACGCGCTCAAGAGGCTCATGGTGCCGCTGTACCTGCAGAGCCCCCGGACCGGGGTGGGCGCGTTTTTTGCGGTGCTATTCATACTGTTCATGCCCTTTGCCCTCCTGGTATACTCGTCCATGCAGCTGGCATGGGTCCCCTCGGCTGTACCGCTCTTTGCGTTCTCGCTTGCAGCATCCTGCATGGCATATGCCGGGGCGGCAATAGAGACGAG
Coding sequences within it:
- a CDS encoding glycosyltransferase involved in cell wall biogenesis (COG0463) is translated as MVGTAGLWVFLLWTMASTRGKTPVLGESGKGGAQPRVSIILPARNERDYIGRCLESLIMQDYPDYEIIAVDDSSDDGTGEIIESYAAKDPRVVHVTARPKPEGWMGKNWACMEGYAKAGGDLLLFTDSDTRHDPGVVSMAVAQLMAGGLDALTAAPRMICPEFWTRVTLPMITVFLHTRFSAVRVNDPKKKTGYFFGSFFVIKREAYEAVGTHEGVKQEIIEDGALGSKVKESGRPMRMVMGDHLVDAVWARDPSTLWNALKRLMVPLYLQSPRTGVGAFFAVLFILFMPFALLVYSSMQLAWVPSAVPLFAFSLAASCMAYAGAAIETRVLHLGLRYAAAGPLGGLVVALGFASGLLHAKSSSSVSWRGRSYSMKDHAQGSIRV